The following nucleotide sequence is from Paenibacillus andongensis.
TATTATTGTCACTGGACGCAATAAACGTGCCATTGAAGATCACTTCGACAAATCGGTTGAACTAGAGATGATGCTGGAGGAAAAAGGCAGTACGCAGCTTCTTGAAATTGTGCAATCGGTATCGAATCTGGCCGATGTTCACTACATTCGCCAAAAGCAACCTCTCGGACTTGGTCACGCGATTCTATGCGCCCGCAAATTTATTGGGGATGAACCATTCGCGGTTCTGCTTGGCGATGATATTCTCCAATCCTCGCCGCCGGGACTTAAGCAAATGATGGACATTTATGAACAATCCAAAACGTCGGTCATTGCTGTGCAAGAAGTGCCATGGGAAGATGTAAGTAAGTATGGTATCGTCTCCCCGGCAAGCAGCCTGGACAAGTACCAGTTGATCGAAGATCTGGTTGAGAAGCCGGACCGTGATCAGGCACCTTCGAATTTAGCTGTTATTGGCCGATATATCATCATGCCGGAAATTTTCGGCATCTTGGAGAGGCAAGAGCCTGGCCGCGGCGGTGAAATTCAATTGACCGACGCTTTGCGTGTACTCAACAGGCAGCAGCAAATGGCTGCCTATCTAATGCAAGCTAAGCGCTATGACGTTGGCGATAAGATGGGATACATTGAAGCGACCATCGAGCTTGCCTTGCAGCGTCCGGATTTACAGGACCAAGTAAAAGCCTATCTATTATCTCTGATTCGTCAGTTGGAAGTAAAATAGAGAAACGCGATTGAACTTGGGAGGTTGGATGGAATGGTACAGGTGCAGCGAATTGCGGTTATTGGAACGGGATATGTCGGACTGGTATCGGGTACTTGCTTCGCGGAGATGGGGCATCAGGTGATTTGCGCTGATCGTGACGAAGGTAAAATAGCTCGCTTGCAGCAAGGGGATATGCCAATCTATGAACCGGGGCTGAAGGAGCTAGTCTCGTCCAATCTTCTAGCCCACCGCCTATCGTTTACTTCGCTAATCAGTGACGCCATAGTCTTATCCGATATCATCTTCATTGCGGTTGGAACACCAACAGAAGACAATGGCGATGTGGATATGACCCAAGTTAACAGTGTCATTGCAAGTATTGCCGCCTATTCCACAACTTCCAAGATCATCGTGATGAAAAGCACCGTACCGGTTGGGACCGGTCGCTGGGTAGAAGAACAGCTGAAGTCGTTAGCTGCTCCTCATTTAGATATGCATGTCGTATCTAACCCTGAATTTCTTAGAGAAGGCTCTGCGATAGAGGATACCTTTCATCCGGATCGTATCGTCATTGGTTCGGATCACCCGGAAGCAGGGGCTCGAATTGCTGCCCTGCATGCTTCTATACGAACAGAGCTGCTTTTGACTGACCGCGAAAGCGCTGAGCTTATCAAATACGCCTCGAATGCCTTTCTGGCAGCCAAAATTTCATTCATTAACGAAATGGCTCAAGTGTGTGAGAAAGTGGGTGCTAATGTTGGCCTTGTGGCCAAAGGCATGGGGCTGGATCGCCGCATTGGTCCTCATTTTCTGAACGCGGGTATTGGATACGGGGGCTCCTGCTTCCCCAAAGATACGAAAGCGCAGCTTAAGCTTGCTCAGAATGTTGATTATGACTTCAAAATATTACGTTCCGTGATAGAAGTGAATCACCTGCAGCGAGAACGCTTTGTACATAAAATTGAACGTGCAGTCGGCCAGTTGAACGGGAAGCGAATAGCTGTTTTAGGTTTGGCTTTTAAGCCAAATACAGACGATTTGCGTGATGCACCTGCGCTCGATATTATTGCCGCACTTAAAGGACGGGGCGCCATAGTTAATGCCTATGACCCTGTATCTACAGGGCATGCCGCTCGGCTCCTTCCGGAAGTGAACCTGTGCTCCGATCCTTATCTTGCCCTCCATGAGGCTGATGCTGTGGTTATCACGACGGAGTGGGAAGATATTCGCCGCTTGAACTGGCGTCTGGTTAGAAGCCTTGTGAAGCAACCCCTCATCGTGGATGGACGGAATATGTTTGATCCGGAGGAGATGAGCAGACTAGGGTTTACCTATGTATCGATTGGCAGAAAAACAGCCTTGTTGGACATGGTTATTTCATAAAACATGAAATAAAGAACCTAGCGGGTTAAGTCGCTA
It contains:
- the galU gene encoding UTP--glucose-1-phosphate uridylyltransferase GalU is translated as MKKIRKAIIPAAGLGTRFLPATKAQPKEMLPIVDKPAIQYIVEEAIESGIEDIIIVTGRNKRAIEDHFDKSVELEMMLEEKGSTQLLEIVQSVSNLADVHYIRQKQPLGLGHAILCARKFIGDEPFAVLLGDDILQSSPPGLKQMMDIYEQSKTSVIAVQEVPWEDVSKYGIVSPASSLDKYQLIEDLVEKPDRDQAPSNLAVIGRYIIMPEIFGILERQEPGRGGEIQLTDALRVLNRQQQMAAYLMQAKRYDVGDKMGYIEATIELALQRPDLQDQVKAYLLSLIRQLEVK
- a CDS encoding UDP-glucose dehydrogenase family protein, translating into MQRIAVIGTGYVGLVSGTCFAEMGHQVICADRDEGKIARLQQGDMPIYEPGLKELVSSNLLAHRLSFTSLISDAIVLSDIIFIAVGTPTEDNGDVDMTQVNSVIASIAAYSTTSKIIVMKSTVPVGTGRWVEEQLKSLAAPHLDMHVVSNPEFLREGSAIEDTFHPDRIVIGSDHPEAGARIAALHASIRTELLLTDRESAELIKYASNAFLAAKISFINEMAQVCEKVGANVGLVAKGMGLDRRIGPHFLNAGIGYGGSCFPKDTKAQLKLAQNVDYDFKILRSVIEVNHLQRERFVHKIERAVGQLNGKRIAVLGLAFKPNTDDLRDAPALDIIAALKGRGAIVNAYDPVSTGHAARLLPEVNLCSDPYLALHEADAVVITTEWEDIRRLNWRLVRSLVKQPLIVDGRNMFDPEEMSRLGFTYVSIGRKTALLDMVIS